One region of Cucurbita pepo subsp. pepo cultivar mu-cu-16 chromosome LG03, ASM280686v2, whole genome shotgun sequence genomic DNA includes:
- the LOC111789851 gene encoding uncharacterized protein LOC111789851, which yields MGALKFLSALQRKVEPKKIIEKGLMFVDATINSRPSKSTLIDSGATHNFIADQEARRLGLTIGKDPGKMKAVNSEALPIVGVSKGVPFKIGDWTGELDLVVVRMDDFDVVLGMEFLLEHKVIPMPLAKCLVIIDRNPTVIPASIKQPEEATTEETVPEEIKEVLDSYTDIMPESLPQTLPPRRGIDHEIELLPGVKPPAKNAYRMAPPELAELRKQLD from the exons ATGGGCGCACTCAAATTCCTGTCAGCCCTCCAACGGAAAGTCGAACCGAAgaagataatagagaaagggctcaTGTTCGTAGATGCCACAATAAACTCTCGACCGAGCAAGAGCACTCTGATAGACTCTGGAGcaacccacaacttcattgcTGATCAAGAAGCCagaagattgggactcaccataggAAAAGACCCGGGGAAAATGAAAGCTGTCAACTCCgaggccttgcctattgtgggagtttccAAAGGAGTCCCCTTCAAAATAGGGGATTGGACTGGAGAGCTAGACCTTGTCGTGGTTCGCATGGACGACTTCGACGTGGTACTTGGGATGGAGttcctcctagaacacaaGGTCATCCCAATGCCATTGGCaaaatgcttggtgatcatTGACCGCAACCCCACAGTAATACCAGCAAGTATCAAGCAACCAG AAGAAGCAACCACTGAAGAGACTGTCCCAGAGGAAATCAAGGAAGTACTAGACAGCTATACCGACATAATGCCAGAGAGTCTACCCCAAACACTACCACCTCGTCGAGGCATTGACCATGAAATCGAACTCCTCCCCGGGGTTAAGCCGCCAGCGAAGAACGCATACCGGATGGCTCCGCCTGAGCTAGCCGAATTGAGAAAACAATTGGACTAG